Genomic window (Asticcacaulis excentricus CB 48):
CTTCCCCGCCTGCAAAGCGGAGCGAGAATTGGACATGGAGGATACCTTCGTGTGTGAGAGGCGTCGCTTCCGGTCTGTCCGGTCAGGGCGCGTGTTTTTTTGTTTTAAAGCCGGTCGTCTTTGTCGCGGCGGGTCTCAAAGCGAACCTTTTCGCTCTTTTCGATCTGAACGATACGCGAGTCGTGGATGACCACTTCGACCGACCCATACCGGATCTGGCTGATGGCGTTCAGGATGTGCTGCTCCGCCTCGGATAGGGGCCGCGGTGCGGTCAGGTGATGCAGAGGGCTCATCGTGTATTCCCCAGCGACATTAATTACTATCAAATAAGTTGACTATAACCCCGTTTCCGTCAAACGAATTCTGGCAGAGTTTAGAAATCATCCTGTGTGTCCGCGCTGCAACCCGGCACGCTATGGAAGGCCCCTCTCAGGGAGCGCTCATATAAAATTATGATATTACACGATTATGTTTAATTTCCACAACGCAGTCGCGGCAAGCACGCACACTTACCCCGGCTACAAACCCGGACCGCAGGACTGCCGCAATGCCGCCCTGCTTTAGCAATTCTAATTCAAATTACGACTGGTTTGGTTTTATTCAGATTGCGCCATGAAAGAAGGCGTAAATGCGCTGAGCTAGGGCCTCGCTGATGCCCTCGACCTTTCGCAGGTCTTCAATACGCGCCCTGCCCACCTCACGGCCCGATCCGAAGGCCGCCAACAGGGCACGCTTTTTCCGGGGACCGATCCCTTCGATCTCATCTAGCGGATTTTTGATAATCGCCGCGTCGCGCTTCTGACGATTGGCCCCGATGGCGTAGCGGTGTGCCTCATCGCGCAGGCGCTGGAGATAGTAGAGGACCGGTGATTTGGGCTCCATCATGAAGGGGGCACGCCCCGGCATGAAAAAGCGCTCCATTCCGGCGTCACGGTCCGGCCCCTTGGCTACACCGACAATGCGGATGTCCTCCATGCCGAGCTCGCGCATCACTTCCAAAACGGCCTCCAACTGCCCCTGCCCCCCATCGACGAGCACCAGATCGGGACGGCCAAAGCCCTCTTCCTCAGTCGCGCTTTCCGTGCGGTTTTTCAGACGCAGGAAACGACGGCGGAACACCTCGCGCATCATGGCGTAATCGTCACCGGCGGTCATCTTGTCGAGATCGCGGATGGTAAACTTGCGATACTGCCCTTTCATAAAGCCTTCGGGCCCAGCGACGACCATGCCACCCACCGCGTGCGTGCCACCGAGGTGCGAGTTGTCATAGACCTCGATGCGGTTGGGTGGAGCTGCCAACTCGAAGGCCTCTGCCACGCCCTTAAGCAGACGCGACTGCGCCGACTGCTCAGCCATTCGCCGACCCAAAGCCGCCTTGGCGTTGTTGAGTGCATGGGCCACGGCGTCGGCCTTCTCGCCCCGGCGCGGGCAGTGGATTTCCACCTTGCGCCCCGCGCGCAGTGACAGAGCCTCCATCATCAGGTCCGGTTCACTCAGGGGGTGCGAGACAAGGATGAGCTTCGGCACCGGCCGGTCCTGATAGAACTGACCCAGAAAGGCATCGAGGATTTCGCCCTCAGCACTGTCGGCATCTTCGCCGCTGTCGGGCACACGCGGGAAGTAGGCGCGGTCGCCCCAGTTCTGCCCTGCCCGAAAAAAGATAGTCTGTACGCAGGCGGCACCTCCTTCGCTGACCACAGCAAAAACGTCCGCCTCAGCCTCACCGATGCCAATGGACGACGTCATGGATACGTGGTTGAGCGCCCGCACACGGTCGCGCAGATGCGCCGCCTTCTCGAAATCCATGTCGTCGGAGGCATTCATCATCCGTTTGGTCAGGTCATCGATGACCACGCGCGAGCGGCCCTTCAGGAAGGCCTCGGCCTGTCCTACTAATCCGGCATAATCCTCAAGACTGATCTCACCGGTACACGGCGCCGAACAGCGACGAATCTGGTGCAACATGCAAGGCCGCGTACGCGAAGCATAGACACTGTCGGTGCAGGTACGCAGCAGGAAGGCGCGTTGCAACGTGTCGAGGGTCCGGTTCACCGCCTGGGTCGAAGCAAAGGGGCCAAAATATTCGCCCTGAATGGCGTGGGCGCCACGGTGCTTCGTGATCTGGGCCGCCGCATGGTCCTTTCGTACAAGAATCTCAGCAAAAGACTTATCGTCGCGCAGCAGCACATTGTAGCGCGGTTTCAGCGCCTTGATCAGGCGCGCCTCGAGCAAAAGCGCCTCGCCCTCGGTCTGGGTGCGCACGATGATCATGGACCGGGTCAAATACACCATACGCGCGATACGCTGAGCGTGGACGCGACCCTGTGCGTACTGAAGGATGCGCTTTTTCAACGACTTGGCCTTACCCACGTAGAGCACCTCGTCGTTTTCGCCAATCATGCGATAGACACCGGGCTTGTCATCGGCCAACCGCGCCTCACGCAAAATCAGGGCCGCACCCGTCAGGGGGGCATCGGTCGGGAGAGCTTCGATTTCGGTGTCGGTTGGCAGGTCGGACATGCGCCTGATATAGGCGAAGGGTCAGAACGGGGCAAGAACATCCACATACACCTTCGGCGCTTAAATGACAAAATTGCAAAGGTGAGCCACAGGAATTGACTTGCCATCGTCTGGGCATGGCGTCATGGAAAGACACCTCACACAAAATCGTGATCGCATGACCGCCACGCCCGCCGCCCGCTTGTCCGAAATCCGCGCCCTCACGGGCTTGCGCGGAGTGGCGGCCCTGTTTGTGGTGCTTTATCACGCCACCGGCTATTTTCGCTTTCCCGATCCGTGGCAACACTATGTGCGGCATGGCTACATTTCCGTCGACCTGTTCTTTGTACTGTCTGGCTTTGTCATGGCTATGACCTATGGCAAACTGTTCGATACCGGATTTCAGTGGCCGAATTTTCGCAAATTCATCCTCATGCGCGTGGCACGCGTGTGGCCGTTGTTCGCCCTGATGACACTGATTACCGCCGCCCTGATACCGAGTGTTCTGGGCACGCGCTACTATTCCGAAAACGTCTGGCACGGCCTTCTCCCCAACCTGACGATGACTCAGGCCTGGGGGCTGGCCAATTCTATCGTCCGCCCGTCATGGTCGATTTCGACCGAATGGGCGGCTTATCTCGTCTTTCCCCTGCTGGTGATCGGGGCCCTAAAAGGCTCATGGCAACGAGCGCTTCTGTGGGTTGTGGTGGCCGCCTGTCTGTTGGCCTTTGTCGCCTATGGCCCTCTATGGTTCGGGCAGACGATTCGCCGCTCAGGCCCGCTCGACATCGCCGCCTCCTACGCCAGCGGGACCATATTGCGCTGCCTGCTGAGTTTCTTTATTGGCATGGTTGCCT
Coding sequences:
- a CDS encoding YezD family protein, producing MSPLHHLTAPRPLSEAEQHILNAISQIRYGSVEVVIHDSRIVQIEKSEKVRFETRRDKDDRL
- the uvrC gene encoding excinuclease ABC subunit UvrC → MSDLPTDTEIEALPTDAPLTGAALILREARLADDKPGVYRMIGENDEVLYVGKAKSLKKRILQYAQGRVHAQRIARMVYLTRSMIIVRTQTEGEALLLEARLIKALKPRYNVLLRDDKSFAEILVRKDHAAAQITKHRGAHAIQGEYFGPFASTQAVNRTLDTLQRAFLLRTCTDSVYASRTRPCMLHQIRRCSAPCTGEISLEDYAGLVGQAEAFLKGRSRVVIDDLTKRMMNASDDMDFEKAAHLRDRVRALNHVSMTSSIGIGEAEADVFAVVSEGGAACVQTIFFRAGQNWGDRAYFPRVPDSGEDADSAEGEILDAFLGQFYQDRPVPKLILVSHPLSEPDLMMEALSLRAGRKVEIHCPRRGEKADAVAHALNNAKAALGRRMAEQSAQSRLLKGVAEAFELAAPPNRIEVYDNSHLGGTHAVGGMVVAGPEGFMKGQYRKFTIRDLDKMTAGDDYAMMREVFRRRFLRLKNRTESATEEEGFGRPDLVLVDGGQGQLEAVLEVMRELGMEDIRIVGVAKGPDRDAGMERFFMPGRAPFMMEPKSPVLYYLQRLRDEAHRYAIGANRQKRDAAIIKNPLDEIEGIGPRKKRALLAAFGSGREVGRARIEDLRKVEGISEALAQRIYAFFHGAI
- a CDS encoding acyltransferase family protein, producing MTATPAARLSEIRALTGLRGVAALFVVLYHATGYFRFPDPWQHYVRHGYISVDLFFVLSGFVMAMTYGKLFDTGFQWPNFRKFILMRVARVWPLFALMTLITAALIPSVLGTRYYSENVWHGLLPNLTMTQAWGLANSIVRPSWSISTEWAAYLVFPLLVIGALKGSWQRALLWVVVAACLLAFVAYGPLWFGQTIRRSGPLDIAASYASGTILRCLLSFFIGMVAYRFRALVPSRAGVLFLVASLLLIAWRPSDLILVSLFTGLIMALSEDEGPVAKMLAWRPVYLIGVWSYAIYLIHDVVLFVTFRTLPKFGLSLPGERVHWLMAAIGITIILSALAHYGFEKPSRDGLRRLISRWTARKPDLHAVPGDLPTEPAPTTAGPAVDLAELPVSAAKTRR